The Emys orbicularis isolate rEmyOrb1 chromosome 14, rEmyOrb1.hap1, whole genome shotgun sequence genome includes a region encoding these proteins:
- the MPHOSPH6 gene encoding M-phase phosphoprotein 6 codes for MAGEVKTKLSKNLLRMKFMQRGLDSETKKQLEEEEKKIISEEHWYLDLPELKEKESFIIEERSFMPCEDLLYGRMSFKGFNPEIEKLMIQMNSRYKKEEIEADDTAEADVSDEEMARRYETLVGTIGKKFLKKRDQRVLQDEDENSNMTPSKAKKMFLKPQD; via the exons ATGGCCGGGGAGGTGAAGACCAAGCTGTCCAAGAACCTGCTGCGCATGAAG TTCATGCAAAGGGGATTGGATTCAGAAACCAAAAAACAActagaagaggaggaaaagaagatAATCAGTGAAGAGCACTGGTATCTGGATTTACCAGAACTCAAGGAAAAGGA GAGTTTTATAATAGAAGAGAGAAGCTTTATGCCATGTGAAGACCTACTTTATGGCAGAATGTCCTTTAAAGGGTTCAATCCAGAAATTGAG AAGTTAATGATCCAAATGAACTCTAGGTACAAGAAAGAAGAAATTGAAGCAGATGATACGGCCGAGGCTGACGTATCGGATGAAGAAATGGCCAGAAG ATATGAAACCTTAGTGGGAACTATCGGGAAGAAATTCTTGAAAAAGAGAGACCAGCGTGTGCTACAGGATGAAGATGAGAACAGTAACATGACACCTAGCAAAGCtaagaaaatgttcttaaaacccCAGGATTGA